From Dryobates pubescens isolate bDryPub1 chromosome 11, bDryPub1.pri, whole genome shotgun sequence:
TTGCAAAATTCCCATCATTTCTTACTGTTAGGTGTGTCTGTCAGGTGGCATCAAACCCCTCTCCAAGCCAGTTTTGATTTGCATAAATTGAAGAAAGGGTCTGAAATACTATAAAAGTTCTCTAGCTTTCTGTAACATGGAAGTGGAGTAGTGTTCATTGGGACCTGTACAAGCACTGCAGAGCAATGCTGGGTCTGTTGATGATTTCTCTCAAGGAAGAAAGCAAGATTTTTCCTTAGGTGAGAAAGACAGCTTGCAAATTAATGCCTAAGTGATTATCCCTGTGAATCAATGTCTATTGATCTTAATATATTTGTAAGAGATGGGACAGCACCACTATGATAGTTGGAATTTACAGTCAAATCTTTTCCCACTTTTTTACCCTAATGACAGGTGAGAACTTTCTTCAGAGCATAAATTAGCTCAACAAAGAAGTGAAGGACAAAGTTAATTGGAAATTGGTTTTActcagtttggtttttttgcctttcactGGATCTTTTTCTTTAAGTAGCAAAGAGTAGTTTGCCGAACCTATGACGTGCAAGATCCCAAGGTAAGCTCATCCTGTGTGTCACACACAGCTTCTAGTGCATGACAAGCAATGTTTCCAAAATGTCTCTATAGATCTATACAGTGTTTAGTGTTGatgctttgctgctgtttttctgctcttcagagTTCAGCTAAACCAGCCGACTGGAAATACCAAAGTGCTCTTTCTGCCTCCTGGCTAGCTCTGGGCTGCACAGTAAATGTTAATATTCACATTCCACTTCTCGCTACTTCACCAAACCATGACTTGGAGAAGAACACCAAGGTAACTGACTGGGCGTCTCAGTTTTCTAGTTGGTCTCTACACTACTTTTTTTCTGTGGATAATTGAGAAAGATTTGAACAGTAGGAGTAAAGGAGTGGGGCTAATCGGTGGGCAATACTCAGTAGCTATTCAGagactcacagattgcatggggttggaagggaccctcaaaagtcatcttgtccaaccccctgcagtcagtagggacacctccaactagatcaggctgcccagggccacttcaagtctgatcctgaatgtctccagggatggagcctcaaccacatccctgggcaacctgttccagtattttaccactgtAATTCAAAGTTATCCTGAAGCATTCATAGCATAAAAAATATGGATAACTTCTCTTCTGTGCTTAGTGTTGGCAGTATGCTCAAAATTATTTAGTAGTTATGGGTATTCCAACTGAAGTATCTTCTGcttcatctccttctctggagactttcaaaacctgcctggatgcgttcctgtgtgacctgccctaggtgatcctgctctgcccacGGGATTGGACTCagtcatctctggaggtcccttctagcccttAACATTCCATGATTTATGGTCTAGTGACATGTTACATCCAGAACAGGGATACACAGGGTGCTTTTAACATGAATTGAGTTTCACTAGGCTGCATACCTCTACAAAAATCCCTGGGGTAGCACTGCAATCTTTTGAAATGCTTGTTTCTTAATGAATATATTCTGGACATGTTGCTTTTAAGATTTAGCTTCAGAAACACATATAGGTGGATTTTTTTGCAGACTTTAAAACTCTTGGAGTAGCTGTTGAAATGTGTATTTCTATGATTTCCTGCATGATGCTATCCAACTCTTAGTGGAATTCTCTTTCCTTGAATATGttccttgaacatctctcctgtgaagaaagactaagaaagctggggatttttagtcttgagaggagaaggctgagagaggacctTATCAATGTTTGTAaatgaggggtgggtgtcaagatgaaggtggcaggctcttttcagttgtgtcctgtgaaaggacaaggaacaatgaataggtacaagcaggaacacaggaagttccacctcaacatgaggagaaactcctttgctgtgaaggatgctggagccctggagctagctgcccagagaggttgtgaagtctcctgctCTAGAGAGACTCCAATCCCACCTGGACACttctctgtgtgacctgtcctaggtgatcctgctttgtcaaGGGGATTGGATTTGATGGTCTCTAGAGgaaccttccaacccctaccattctatgattgcttAAGGGGTTTTTGTGTTATCCCtcttttcacagaatgggttaAATCGATGGTCAAAACAGATAGAAGACAGTGTTTTTCTGATCAATGGACAAGTTAGAGGTGATGATACAGAACTACTGGAAGGGCAGGTGAGTATTGAACAGTTTGTGTGTGTAGCTATAACCTCCAGTGTGATAAAGCACTGACTGGGATATCTTGTGCACAATAATTGTTGGTCTAATTGACCTATTTCAGGTAACTAACACACAGGAGGGGTTGCATTCCCTTCTTCATTGCTTCATTTTCTACTTCTTCCTCTGGCAATGTGAAATCAATAATTAAATATGAACTCTGTCTGAGTATTTTTATATGTGCTGTCTCCTCCTTAAAGACCATAAGGTGTCAGGAATGCAGGTGATGAGATTTCTAAGACCTGCCTATGTCTAAATGTTTAGCAGAGTGGAAACACCTTGTTTGACTGTACCTTCATCTCTCCTTTTAGTTTTGGAGCTCTATTCTCATGGCCGTTTTCTATGCACCATTTTACTCTCTTTAAAGCACTTCCCCAGTGAGGAGACTTGGTTCAGGgaggtgtatttttttttccctgtttcatgacagacaatttttttccctcagaaaaAGTCAAAAGGAAATACTCAGTCTGGCACTCAGTTTTCTGATGTCAAGGTTCTGACACAACTGGTGAGTATTTAATGGCTTGTAATGTATAACTGTGCTGTTCTCttataaaatagaattaaaaaataaagtaacatTCTGAATTATTCTCTAGAAACCCAGCTTGCTTTGTCctaaggctttttttccttttgcatatATTGACTATGGAACTGtttgtagaatcataaaatcaacaaggttgaaaagacctcaaaggtcatcaagtccaacctgtcacccaagacctcatgactactagaccatggcaccaagtgccatgcccaatcccctcttgaacacctccagggatggtgacccaccacctccctgggcagcacattccaatggctaacaactctctctgtgaagaactttctcctcaccttgagcctaaacttctcctggtgcaggttgagactgtgtcctcttgttcaggtactggttgcctgggagaagagaccaatccccttgGCATATTTTTCATGTCTTCAGAAATTCTTGAGCATGtctaaagaagggcaatgaagctggtgaagaatctagagcacaagtcttgtgaagagcagttgagggaactggggttgtttagcctggaaaagatgagactgaggggagacctcactctctacaactccctaaaaggAAGTTCGAGACAGGTGGTGGTTACTCTCCTCTCCCTAataagtgataggataagaggaaatggcctcaagtggcagcagggcaagtttaggttgggcattaggaacaatttctgcagaaagagtggttaagctctgcaccaggctgcccagaatagtggtggagacaccatctctggaagttttccaaaaaatgtgtagatgtggtgcttagggacatggtctagtggtgacctggcagtgctgggttagcagttggactggatgatcttggagatcctttccaaccttaatgattctttgTGTCTGTGATAACCATGTTGTCTCAGAATTGCCCAATATAGCACCAAGGAAACTAATGAAAACTGGTGGTGTAGAAGTGAAGTCCTGCAGATAAATTCATGTGAAAGTAGGATTCCTGTATGTACCTACATATGGTGATTTCAAGGTGACATTACTTCATTATGAAGTTCAGAATCACCTCCATGGCTAGCTATGGACATTTACTTGAATGCTTTCAACAGAAGTTTACTCACTGGTTCTGGGTTAAGGGAACTTAAGAGCTGAGTCATAAACTAGAGGTGTCAGATCTGTGTTAGGAGTTTCCTCCCTACCAGATGCAATGCTGACTTGAACCCTTAATAAGGTGTCCCAGTCTAGGTCTTAAAGTCCAGATGTGTCCAGGCTTTTTGCAGGGCACATGCCCTCCCATTTGGACAGGTGGTTCCTGGGTTCTCTGCAGATATCTTTAGCAAAACCTTTAGATACCTGTAAAATGCCCTTTTGAAGActtgattttaaaaataaatcttaatGACTGAGCTTCTTTTGTTGTTACGTTGTTCCAGTGGCTAATTGCCTCAGAGTAAGGGAAGCTTTTTGGTTTGGCAGAAGGAGTTTATGTGGTTCACATGGTAGTTACACATCCTCGTCTTTCCAGGTGTTGTCTTGGAGTGCTTCGCACAACACACTCACTGTTTTGGTCATGAGGGTGAATATTTCCAGGCGACAGTTTGATGGCACTCTAAATGTGACCACATCTATAATTTAGTGCTGACTGATGCGATGACTCTTAAGACACCTTAAATTATGCTGACTATACAGTAAACAGATAGACTTCATtgcataaaccacaaaatcATACAAagatttctagattgtagtggTAAGGCAcaagctgcttgcctggaagattTTTAGAAGTCTTACAGACACTATTATTTAAATCTCAAGAAATGGAATGCCTGGAAAATAAATACAGTTTCcataaggaaaaggagagagagttTCAGTCCTAacttaaaaaatgaaattagaTTAGAGTTATAAATTATGAGGAAAACATGTTACATGTAAACATCTGAAGGTATGCTATGAATTTTCTAGTTCTGGTTTTTGTTACTTGTTACTGCCAAGTGCCTTGGTAACAAGATAAAACTGAAACCTGTTTCTTTTGCAGTCCCAGGGTTCAAGTCACAGATCAACAGCCGCAGTCCAGATCTGCAGTGGTTCCATAAATCTCAAAGGTGCTGTGAAATGCAGAGCCTACATACATAACAACAAGCCCAAAGTTAAAGAAGCTGTTCAGGTAGTGAAAAGGTTGTTAGTTCATAAAAAGATTGGTCTGAAATCCAGGatagttgtttggttttcctttgttgAAATGCTGCGATCTAAAGTGGGGTGAAGGTGGGTGAAGGTGTTTGTCTCCTTGAAAGACACAGGGATTATTTTAGGTGGGTTcagttccttcttcccttctagAAGGTGTGTCTCCTGTTGCCAAGACTGTTACCGGATTTGTACCAGAATTGCCCAAGTGATTAGGCTGTGaccagttttctttaaacaagaaACAATTGCAGGCTTTATTTTTCTATCTGTAGAGGGAAAATACAGATTTATTTGTTCAGtggctggattttttttcctcttacctAATCCATGCTCTATGATTATTCTTGCTTGTGTTTAATGGTAATATCTAGAAGCTGTCAGTTCTTGTTCTAACACTGCTAAAATTTTCTGCCACTTTTCTTGTTTTATGGTTTCCTTCtttgattttaatttctttgatGTTAACTTCCCATTATTAGACTCATAAAATTCTCTTTAGAGTTTCTACTTTCTGAGGGGGAAAATGTACTCTTTCAGCATGAATTAAACTTACGAGGGCTTTATTATATGCCTTTGCTCTAGTCAAAAGTTTTCAAAAGGTTTTTTCCATTACTAATGTTTCCACTTTTGTCCTTGCAGGCTTTGAAAAGAGACATCATAAATACATTGAGTGATCGGTGTGAAATACTGTTTGAAGATCTCATTATAAATGAAGGACCTCACAAAAAAAGtaggcattaaaaaaaccccaacagctgACACTTGCAGTGAATTCTGGTGGCTGTAGAATATTCTGCTTGTCTACTGTAGTTCCAGTATGGCTAGAGCAGAATAAAAAGCAACACagttgaggaagaagttcttcagtatgagggtgatgagactttggaacaggttacccTGGAAGATTATGGAtgccctgtccttggaggtgtttgaggccagacTGAATGTTAGAGAGGCATccgtgcccatggcagcagtgagctggagcagatgatctctgaggtcccttccaacctaagccattctatgagtctagtTGTTAtgtcattttcttttaaacataATTAACATTCAATTAATTATAATTAATGAATAGGATTAATTAGAATTGTTTTTAAACCAAGTATTACTTGAAACACCAATTTGAGTGTGTTACTTAAAGGAAAGCCTTTGAAAAGATACTGCCTTTGGTAGTGATTTTAGACAAAACAGGAAAGGAACAGGTTGATTGTGTAAGGACAAATAATGTTCAGAATCACTGCTGGCTTCAGGATAATGTGGTTGGTCCattctgctcctggccagcttgatCCAGCCTGCATGATGTAAACTTGCTGTTCTCAAGCACATGCAATTTGCAGTTTCCTCTTCAGGTGGCACTCGCACCACATGGCTTTGTGGTACAAAGCAGCCAGATGTTTGCAGTCCTTGCTGGTGTTGAAATCGTGCTGCTCTCTCTTACCGGCAGCCTTTCCCCAGAGTTCTTTTGATAGCCATTCTAAACATGGAAAATAAAGTCTATTGAACATTTTATCGTTTGTTTTGAAGGTTGCTGGAGCAGCTAATGTGAGAATATAAATCAGTATAACAGCAGCCAAAACTTGCCTAAAGCAGTGTAATGTCTGAAAGCAGGATTTTTACATGGAAGCCTTGAGCAGTTCTTTTGCAATAGCTTTATCTTGTGGGCAGAGATTAATAAAGACTCTTATCATCACTGGCAAGGTTTTTATTTGGCTGgtattttttctccctctttcctttAGATTTGGAGCGGGCATATCATGTCTTACCTCAAAGACTGTTTGTTCCCATTGCTGGATCCAGTGTGATGCTGAGTGATTATAAGTTTGGTGATGAGGCCACTGGAGAGATTCAGGAACGGTTTGTTGAGATGTTGGATCAGTCTGTACAAGATGAAGATATCCATATAGCTGAGGACATGAGCACAGGTAAATACAGCCTCTGAGAACCAGCAAAGGCTGCaccagtggctggaaagttgcctggtggaaaaggacctgggggtgtcgATTGGCAGATGtctgaaaatgagccagcagtgcagtcAGGTGGCCAAAAGGccaaatagcatcctggcctggatcagcaatagtgtgaccagcaggaccagggcagagattgtccccctgcacttggcactggtgaggccacatctgaaatAATGTCTTCTGGCTACTTTTCAGTAGTTCCTCTTAGCTGGTTTAAGAGCTGAGTTCTACTTAGGATGAAAAGTTGAGAGTATTAATCAAATCTACATTTTTTTCACTAAATACTACAAAATAGATACATAGTCTCATGTCTCTTTAAAACTACAAAGTACCCTTCTTCTTGCTGAGTCTTTTGATTTGTGTCAAATGCAGTGCCCAAacatgaaattctgtgattcaccctCAATGGAAAGGAAATTGAGAGGGCTTTTCATTTTCTACTGCTTATCTTACAAGTCCATGATCTGATTACAAAACGTTTCTATTCCTTTTAATACAGATATTTTGCCATAATCTAGTTACCCAATTCCTGAGTATTTCTGGTTTATaatgtttcctttttcctccctatGAGCTGTGGGTTACAGTTtgataatattttaaaaacaaatgacacTAATTCTCAGCTAAGAGCTAAGGATGCTTTTTGGCATTTGGggacagaaaaaaatgagaatGTAGCCATGAGTTTGCTGTGCAGGGTGAATTGTGATGACTTTACTTGGTTGTTTACTTGGGGGTTTGAGTTTCTTGATTTCAGCACTAACCAGGaatttcttctgtctttctaaAATAATCAGTTTTCCCAGGTTTTACCTAAACCTGTTAGCAGGGAATCTGACTCATTATGTCAAGAAGCAAAAGTTCAAGAACCTCAAGAAAAACAGGAAAACCAATAAAAATCTCTCTTGCATTGTAAGAGTAATAATCTTAAAGTCAATTATTACTGAGCTTTAAGGAATTAATGTAAATTAGGGAAGCAAATTAATGTTGTTGTAGCAGTGGAGATGGGtgtgggaggg
This genomic window contains:
- the ODR4 gene encoding protein odr-4 homolog, coding for MGRTYFVEEAVGQYLSDLSTKLKPYVTGLLIGQCSPQRDYVIRAVRTPPKEEQKEDNISPSNLASIDEEWITTHASQVSRMLPGGLLVLGVFIVATPELSKESQNALRKLIFSVEKSLTKRRLWKLAEEEVSDRAALQICSSTKKVVCRTYDVQDPKSSAKPADWKYQSALSASWLALGCTVNVNIHIPLLATSPNHDLEKNTKNGLNRWSKQIEDSVFLINGQVRGDDTELLEGQKKSKGNTQSGTQFSDVKVLTQLSQGSSHRSTAAVQICSGSINLKGAVKCRAYIHNNKPKVKEAVQALKRDIINTLSDRCEILFEDLIINEGPHKKNLERAYHVLPQRLFVPIAGSSVMLSDYKFGDEATGEIQERFVEMLDQSVQDEDIHIAEDMSTVDICPVTDHVDAPQPQQLIKATLLLKLQQNMGVVIAAAVAVFASIFSFNYFSD